The Arachis ipaensis cultivar K30076 chromosome B07, Araip1.1, whole genome shotgun sequence genome includes a window with the following:
- the LOC107605913 gene encoding probable plastid-lipid-associated protein 14, chloroplastic yields the protein MALCCGTGFNPILESNSARNLSTRLIGHIPLRFTGQSSYLVRRRRHKGICCSSLKKAASASAMESQEESALSVCLEEEELDHVIRFKMSDFKILDRVSIGLGGRADEVVFEAKVKDSGSPLYNTRVVLRQLSSAQAQRRGKRAIEVLKKLVRRKLLYHSYSMHVHGYISLPANGGSSSFILVHGYHGSFSLRHWLQQSDWLPTLEATLALDEESVRKVGEDTTGGPAVSRQLRLIRILMRDLLIGVNYLHSHGLAHTELRLENVHISPVDRHIKVGILGNAADFYENGSNNDSMDNMDRRQMMIAFDMRCVGFIMAKMVMRELMDPSIFAKFKLFLTKGYDPSCLRELMLEILGRSSPNGNAGLQILDRNWGAGWHLLSLLLANKPSQRISCLHALRHPFLCGPRWRVVPSMDIIRWGLGSTAMRISEEYIYRQPQRSRLAHFIDLMEMLNPHPKPKNWLELLPGKWRLLYCTGRHVGLTLRQPPARVLVGDVHLTVTRESKMKANLSFVSDISFSVMIGQDWPHDKAGKTGRLQVNSSFMLRAGRRLYLKQDQTTEKFFFGPFGSEEALAQKFTGKKWQKITPFKEFPSSLPAAKLTSSDVDVTMNLDDPLNRDIDMARNVLQELRTQIPPEMFDLSKVVCGTYVDSRMLVLRGVNGSALLFSRSFVDKNNSN from the exons ATGGCACTTTGTTGTGGAACTGGGTTTAACCCAATTCTGGAGAGTAATTCGGCTCGAAATTTGTCGACAAGACTTATTGGACATATACCCCTGCGTTTTACTGGACAGAGCTCTTATTTGGTCAGGAGAAGGAGGCACAAGGGAATATGCTGCTCATCACTGAAGAAAGCTGCATCTGCATCTGCTATGGAGTCGCAGGAAGAAAGTGCATTATCAGTTTGCTTGGAGGAGGAGGAGCTGGATCATGTTATACGATTCAAAATGTCAGACTTCAAGATTTTGGATCGTGTTAGCATCGGCCTTGGTGGGCGG GCAGATGAGGTGGTTTTCGAAGCCAAGGTGAAAGATAGCGGTAG CCCTCTGTATAACACAAGAGTTGTACTTAGACAGCTTTCCAGTGCCCAAGCTCAGCGTAGAGGCAAACGAGCAATAGAG GTATTGAAGAAGCTGGTTCGCCGAAAACTTCTGTATCATTCTTACTCCATGCATGTTCATGGGTACATCTCTTTGCCTGCAAATGGTGGTAGTAGTTCATTTATCCTAGTCCATGGG TATCATGGTAGTTTTTCCTTGAGGCACTGGCTCCAGCAGTCTGATTGGCTCCCAACTTTAGAGGCCACTCTTGCACTGGATGAAGAGTCTGTTAGGAAGGTGGGAGAAGACACAACTGGAGGTCCTGCTGTTTCTAGGCAATTGCGACTTATACGGATCTTGATGAGGGATCTTCTAATTGGG GTAAATTACCTGCATAGCCATGGTCTTGCCCATACAGAGTTGAGGCTGGAAAATGTGCATATAAGCCCAGTGGACAGACATATCAAA GTAGGTATACTGGGAAATGCTGCCGACTTTTATGAGAATGGTTCAAATAACGATTCTATGGACAACATGGACCGACGGCAGATGATGATTGCATTTGACATGAG ATGCGTGGGTTTCATAATGGCTAAAATGGTAATGAGGGAGCTTATGGATCCTTCGATCTTTGCAAAGTTCAAATTATTCCTCACAAAG GGATATGATCCTTCATGTCTGCGAGAACTTATGTTAGAAATCCTTGGCAGAAGTTCCCCAAATGGAAATGCTGGCTTACAA ATACTTGATAGGAACTGGGGTGCTGGTTGGCACCTTTTGTCTTTATTGCTTGCAAACAAGCCTTCACAAAGGATAAG TTGTTTGCATGCTCTAAGACACCCATTTCTTTGTGGTCCAAGATGGCGTGTAGTTCCGTCAATGGACATTATCAGATGGGGCCTAGGTTCTACTGCAATGCGTATCAGTGAGGAATACATTTATCGTCAGCCTCAG cgtAGTAGACTTGCCCACTTCATTGACTTAATGGAGATGTTGAATCCTCATCCAAAGCCGAAG AACTGGCTGGAGCTGCTTCCAGGCAAATGGCGTCTATTGTACTGCACTGGGAGGCATGTAGGACTGACCCTTCGCCAACCTCCTGCCCGTGTACTCGTCGGAGATGTGCATTTAACGGTGACAAGAGAATCAAAGATGAAGGCCAATCTTTCTTTTGTCTCTGACATTAGTTTCTCCGTCATGATTGGCCAGGACTGGCCGCACGACAAAGCTGGCAAAACCGGGAGATTACAGGTGAATTCTTCATTTATGCTAAGAGCTGGGAGACGGTTATATCTGAAGCAAGACCAGACAACAGAGAAGTTCTTTTTTGGCCCTTTTGGTAGTGAGGAGGCTTTAGCTCAGAAATTCACCGgcaaaaaatggcaaaaaataacaCCATTCAAGGAGTTTCCATCAAGTCTTCCTGCAGCAAAGCTTACTTCAAGTGACGTTGATGTGACTATGAATCTTGACGATCCATTAAATAGAGACATTGATATGGCACGAAATGTGCTTCAAGAACTAAGAACACAAATCCCACCAGAAATGTTTGATTTGTCTAAGGTTGTCTGTGGAACTTATGTGGACTCCAGGATGCTTGTGCTTCGTGGGGTTAATGGATCAGCACTCCTATTTTCAAGGTCTTTTGTAGATAAGAATAATTCTAATTAG
- the LOC107607696 gene encoding protein MAIN-LIKE 1-like, translated as MAYQLGLPVDDRYVSGCLSEFHIYIEGGRPAWVWFQELLGVTPPPSQVQKYAVNCSWFQETFGECPEDADEETVRRYARAYIMILLGTQLFADKSGNRIHIRWLPYVARLEELGTYSWGSAALAWLYRCMCRVANRHVVKLAGSLQLLQSWIFWRFPRFRPAGYETFSWPLASRWSGYNPSGSEKGPRVAMWRLRIDRLQDREFIWMSYSSPDVLQVLHPEVLEPRHMALWRSVTALIYFAVIEWHQIDRVLPQFGGVQPPPLPALNIDFLMSKDGRGGDRWFPSYLQKWHLYWDSRQESVLRFDVVADPGPSHEFL; from the exons ATGGCATACCAGCTGGGTTTGCCAGTGGACGACCGTTACGTGAGCGGGTGCCTGTCAGAGTTCCATATATACATCGAGGGTGGTCGTCCAGCCTGGGTCTGGTTCCAGGAGTTGCTCGGAGTTACACCTCCTCCTAGTCAGGTTCAGAAGTACGCAGTGAACTGCAGCTGGTTTCAGGAGACTTTCGGTGAGTGCCCTGAGGATGCAGATGAGGAGACTGTGCGCCGATATgcccgtgcgtacatcatgatATTGTTGGGCACGCAGCTATTTGCGGACAAGTCCGGGAACCGgattcacatcagatggcttccgTACGTAGCGAGGCTGGAGGAGCTGGGTACCTACAGCTGGGGTTCTGCAGCACTGGcttggttgtaccggtgcatgtgccgagtggcaAACAGACATGTTGTCAAGTTAGCGGGCTCGCTTCAGCTACTTCAGTCTTGGATCTTTTGGCGCTTTCCTCGGTTTAGGCCTGCAGGATATGAGACGTTCAGCTGGCCGTTGGCCTCGAG ATGGTCAGGTTACAACCCTTCCGGGAGCGAGAAGGGTCCTAGAGTGGCGATGTGGAGGCTCAGGATAGACCGATTACAGGACAGGGAG TTTATATGGATGTCGTACAGTAGCCCTGACGTACTTCAGGTTCTGCATCCGGAGgttttggagcctcggcatatggCGTTGTGGCGCTCTGTGACCGCGCTGATCTACTTTGCtgtcatagagtggcatcagatagaTCGTGTTCTTCCGCAGTTTGGAGGGGTACAGCCCCCTCCGCTtcccgccctgaacatcgactttctgatgtccAAGGACGGGAGAGGTGGCGATCGGTGGTTCCCGTCTTATTTGCAGAAGTGGCATCTCTACTGGGACTCTCGTCAGGAGAGTGTGCTGAGGTTCGACGTTGTTGCCGACCCCGGACCGTCGCATGAGTTCCTTTAG